The Poriferisphaera corsica DNA segment TTTGCCGGTTACTTTTAACTCATACAACTCACTTATGGCTTGTTGATAAAAAGCGTTCCCAAATACCGAGGTTATGTTTGCCAATGCATTGATATGCGGAGGTGAATAAAACAACGCAATTCTAGATTCAACGTCATTCCCTCAATTAGCTTCACGGCTAACAGCGAAGTACTACTGCACTTTGCTCTACACACGTTTTGAAAATTTAATAACCTCAGTTTTTACTTTTGGGAGAAAAGGACGATGACTCGATTTATGAAGTCAGGCAGCAAGCTCACACGGACAATCTGTCCGATGCTAGCAGCATCCGGAATGCTGGCGTGCGCAAACTCTGCCTTTGCTTACGATGACGTCTCTGCTCCAACCATTTTACAATGGTTTGATGGTTCTTATGACTCTATGGAGAGACGCGCTAGTGACATCTTCATGGCAGGGTATGGCAATCTCTGGACACCGCCGCCAGGACGCGCGGACAGTGGCAATCATTCCGTGGGCTACGATCAATACAACCGATTTGATTTAGGTTCTGCAGGCAACTACACGCTTTATGGTTCTGAGACAGGACTTAAAAAGCTGGCAAGCACGTTGGATATGATTGGTGCCAACCTTCATATCGACTTAGTTTGGAACCACAACGGTTTTTCAGACCGCAGCAATAATGATTTCATCAAATCTGGTGGCTATCCTGGTTTTTGGATGGGCGAAGGTAGTAATGATGGCGATTTTCACGGGCCATATGAAGGTGGCGATCTAAACGGACGGCTATCCGGCTTGATTGATATCAATCATGAAGTGTCGAATTGGTATGTCCGTAATCCAGTCCCGGGTTACAACAACCTTCCCAATGCTGGAACGCAAGATTACTGGGGCAAACTGGCGAATGTTCCGACCGAAGAAAACCGCCGCTTCTACATGGATACGGGGACAACGAAAAAAACTTTCTATGAACCACGCACTGGATTAACGTTTGAATTCTATGAATTCAATTCTGACGACCCCACTGCTGGTGATCCTATTGAGGAAGATGCTCGCGGCTATTTGATGCGAAACGCAAGATGGCTCGTTGAGGAAATCGGTGTCGATGGTTTCCGAATTGATGCGGCTAAGCATTTCCAAGGTCAAAATCTTGATTACTTCGATGCTGCTGTATTTGATGCGAATCCACGTAAGCTGCTTGATGGTTCAACTCAAGATGTCTTCAGCTATCTCGAGGTCTTTGATTACAACCCATATACGTTGGGTGGCTATGTCCGCAAGGATATTGATCCTAACAATCGTGGCACTGCTGGCGGCAACCGTGACGTACTGGACTTCTCGTTGTTTGGTGCGATGAGAGGTAATCTCAGCAAGAACGGATACAACAACAGCTTCTACAATATGGTCTATGAAAGCATGGACTATATTGATGACCACATGATGAACGGGTCATCTGGTGTTAAATTTGTAAACAGTCACGATGAACATGGGGCGGAGCTAAATAATGTTGCGCATGCATACACACTGATGATGCCTGGCAATTCGATTGTTTACTTTAATGCGAAAGAATTCGGTGATGGTCGCGATTTCCCGAAGGATGGCCGCGGTGATGCACTTGGTGGTGTATGGGGCAACACGATCACAACACTGAATAACATTCGTAACACCCATGGACGTGGTGATTATCGCGAACGCTGGATTGAAAAAGAACTGTTTGCTTTTGAACGTGCTGGCTCATCTGTTGTTTTGCTGAGCAACCGCATGGATGAGGGTGTTGATGCTCGAACACTTCGTGTTGACTTTAAGCCAGGGACACGGCTTGTAGAACTCACGGGGAACCATGACAAAAACGGTAATGTGCAGGAAGTTGTCACCGTACGTAAAGGTGATGATGGCAATTCATACATCGACATTAACTTCCTACGTAATGATGGCGACGACCAAGGCTATCTGATCTACGGCTTGGCGAAACCAAAATCTGAAAATGGTGTTGAGTTATCGAA contains these protein-coding regions:
- a CDS encoding alpha-amylase family protein, which codes for MTRFMKSGSKLTRTICPMLAASGMLACANSAFAYDDVSAPTILQWFDGSYDSMERRASDIFMAGYGNLWTPPPGRADSGNHSVGYDQYNRFDLGSAGNYTLYGSETGLKKLASTLDMIGANLHIDLVWNHNGFSDRSNNDFIKSGGYPGFWMGEGSNDGDFHGPYEGGDLNGRLSGLIDINHEVSNWYVRNPVPGYNNLPNAGTQDYWGKLANVPTEENRRFYMDTGTTKKTFYEPRTGLTFEFYEFNSDDPTAGDPIEEDARGYLMRNARWLVEEIGVDGFRIDAAKHFQGQNLDYFDAAVFDANPRKLLDGSTQDVFSYLEVFDYNPYTLGGYVRKDIDPNNRGTAGGNRDVLDFSLFGAMRGNLSKNGYNNSFYNMVYESMDYIDDHMMNGSSGVKFVNSHDEHGAELNNVAHAYTLMMPGNSIVYFNAKEFGDGRDFPKDGRGDALGGVWGNTITTLNNIRNTHGRGDYRERWIEKELFAFERAGSSVVLLSNRMDEGVDARTLRVDFKPGTRLVELTGNHDKNGNVQEVVTVRKGDDGNSYIDINFLRNDGDDQGYLIYGLAKPKSENGVELSNVASVLEGGNDVEKNWENATKRLTDLNVITADNFELSINTQKVVLADGFHDKDADSDYSIFKFDGGLDMNGNGKVDYVTPNSTSYGFEEFDVKNDGYSAADGNGHYSQDIDATKLSEGEHFITIRSYRHNDDANSPEIYEDFKKVIYIDRLPPESKIESFAPVTEGANENRKLVMKSVDMTADNMHIFMDIGANMTDSEILAMLDGNSQTNGTDRDQWEKSFNSVSKGNHAFTLVTFEQTGNYNIQRFSGFFTDSYIGAGLGDLDLDKSYDVDDVNAFIALYNADNTLFNAAADFNADGLIDLADVTLFGDKLDEVNADVVTISAYDDFASTLIPEPSALLILTGSLSILGLRRRKAC